From a region of the Lactuca sativa cultivar Salinas chromosome 4, Lsat_Salinas_v11, whole genome shotgun sequence genome:
- the LOC111889160 gene encoding uncharacterized mitochondrial protein AtMg00820-like, with product MTEKSPLEGDPSEPITEPMSSFKGESYYTNANVDDDQSKFEEEVDAELDPSYNPKYPPLTKWTRDLPKTHVIGESSMEVLTRSQDMQDKLNEFKRNKVWRLIPTPPDASVVDQKWVFRNKMDKQGNVIRNKARLVVTGYYQCRFF from the exons ATGACTGAAAAAAGTCCATTAGAGGGGGATCCTTCTGAACCTATTACTGAACCCATGTCATCATTCAAGGGGGAGAGTTATTATACGAATGCGAATGTCGATGATGATCAATCAAAATTTGAAGAAGAAGTAGATGCCGAACTGGATCCTAGCTACAATCCAAAATACCCTCCACTCACTAAATGGACAAGAGATCTTCCGAAAACACATGTGATTGGTGAATCATCTATGGAAGTCCTTACACGCTCTCAA gatATGCAAGACAAACTCAATGAGTTcaaacgaaacaaggtttggagattgatTCCCACACCACCAGATGCATCTGTGGTAGATCAAAAATGGGTGTTTCGCAACAAGATGGATAAACAAGGCAACGTCATAAGGAACAAAGCGAGACTTGTGGTGACAGGATATTATCAGTGCAGATTTTTCTGA